In Macaca fascicularis isolate 582-1 chromosome X, T2T-MFA8v1.1, one DNA window encodes the following:
- the LOC102136612 gene encoding histone H2B type W-T-like has protein sequence MLHTQVSPLPRSTTAIVCSCHLMAAVSAMAGPSSEIISEEQLITQEPKEANSTTAQKHCKQRKRGRRGPRRSHANCRRDSFATYFRRVLKQVHQGLSLSREAVSVMDSLVHDILDRIATEAGRLARSTKRQTITDWEIRTAVRLLLPGEMGKLAESKGTKAVLRTSLYAIQQQRK, from the exons ATGCTGCATACCCAAGTGTCCCCGCTTCCCCGTTCCACAACCGCCATTGTCTGTTCGTGTCATCTAATGGCCGCTGTCTCCGCCATGGCTGGACCTTCCTCTGAGATTATCTCTGAGGAACAGCTGATCACCCAGGAGCCCAAAGAGGCCAACTCCACCACGGCCCAGAAGCATTGCAAGCAGAGGAAGCGAGGGCGACGTGGGCCCCGCAGGTCCCACGCCAACTGCCGCAGGGACAGCTTCGCCACCTATTTCCGCCGGGTGCTGAAGCAGGTTCACCAGGGCCTCAGCCTTTCCCGGGAGGCCGTGAGTGTCATGGATTCTTTGGTTCATGACATACTGGACCGCATCGCCACCGAGGCTGGTCGCCTGGCCCGCTCCACCAAGCGCCAGACCATCACCGACTGGGAGATCCGGACCGCTGTGCGCCTGCTGCTGCCGGGGGAGATGGGCAAGCTTGCCGAGTCCAAAGGCACGAAGGCTGTCCTCAG AACTTCACTATATGCCATACAGCAGCAGAGAAAGTGA